One genomic region from Spirosoma sp. KCTC 42546 encodes:
- a CDS encoding FKBP-type peptidyl-prolyl cis-trans isomerase gives MKFNQWMLAGIASAVFVAGSATAQVKKPAVKKSVSAKPATTAKPATSGTKIVSTQDSVSYSIGVFMAQNLKQQGISDLNNALLMRGLEDALSGQSTQLTQAQCGQVMNNFMQKQMASRNAEGMKASAENKKIGSAFLAENKTKAGVVTTASGLQYSIEKEGTGAKPTATDRVKVHYTGRLIDGKVFDSSVERGQPAEFGVTEVIKGWTEALQLMPVGSKWKLYIPSDLAYGDRAAGADIKPGSTLVFDVELLDIVKQ, from the coding sequence ATGAAGTTTAATCAATGGATGCTGGCCGGTATTGCGTCGGCCGTTTTTGTCGCCGGTTCCGCGACTGCACAAGTTAAGAAGCCTGCTGTTAAAAAGTCTGTTTCAGCTAAACCAGCTACAACCGCTAAACCCGCAACATCGGGAACCAAAATAGTCTCTACCCAAGATTCAGTTAGCTATAGTATCGGGGTATTTATGGCCCAGAATCTAAAGCAACAAGGCATATCTGATCTCAACAACGCCTTATTGATGCGCGGTCTTGAAGATGCTCTTTCAGGCCAATCAACCCAGCTGACGCAGGCACAGTGTGGCCAGGTAATGAACAATTTCATGCAGAAGCAAATGGCTAGCCGCAATGCCGAAGGCATGAAGGCATCTGCTGAAAACAAGAAAATTGGCAGTGCGTTTCTGGCAGAAAACAAAACGAAGGCTGGTGTAGTGACTACAGCCAGTGGTTTGCAGTATTCTATTGAAAAAGAAGGCACGGGTGCCAAACCAACGGCCACAGATCGTGTTAAGGTACACTATACAGGTCGGTTGATCGACGGAAAAGTATTTGATAGTTCTGTAGAACGTGGCCAACCCGCTGAATTTGGTGTTACAGAAGTGATTAAAGGCTGGACAGAAGCTCTCCAACTGATGCCAGTAGGCTCAAAATGGAAGCTGTACATCCCGTCTGATTTAGCGTATGGCGACCGGGCTGCCGGTGCCGATATTAAACCTGGCTCAACATTAGTGTTCGATGTTGAGTTGCTTGATATAGTAAAGCAGTGA
- the atpA gene encoding F0F1 ATP synthase subunit alpha yields MESVRPDEISAILRQQLAGTQTEAELEEVGTVLQIGDGVARIYGLSKVQAGELLSFDNGLQAMALNLEEDNVGAVLLGDYSEIKEGDTVKRTDQIAYVNVGDGILGRVVNTLGLPIDGMGPIQGELFQMPLERKAPGVIFRQPVNEPLQTGIKAIDAMIPIGRGQRELIIGDRQTGKTAVAIDTIINQKEFYDKGQPVFCIYVACGQKASTVKMVEQTLRKAGAMDYTVIVAANASDPSPMQFFAPFTGAAIGEFFRDTGRPALVVYDDLSKQAVAYREVSLLLRRPPGREAYPGDVFYLHSRLLERAAKINQNDDIAKTMNDLPPSLKDKVKGGGSLTALPIIETQAGDVSAYIPTNVISITDGQIFLESNLFNSGIRPAINVGISVSRVGGNAQIKSMKKVAGTLKLDQAQFRELEAFAKFGSDLDASTKLTIERGRRNQEMLKQPQYSPVPVEQQVAIIYASTNGLLDKVPVNKVKAFESEFGMVLSAQYPNVLNDLRAGKLTDEATATLKKVAADLSAQY; encoded by the coding sequence ATGGAATCCGTAAGACCCGACGAGATATCAGCCATTCTGCGCCAGCAACTGGCCGGAACCCAAACCGAGGCTGAACTCGAAGAAGTCGGTACGGTGCTGCAAATCGGCGACGGCGTAGCGCGTATCTACGGCCTCTCGAAGGTGCAGGCCGGCGAATTGCTGTCGTTTGACAATGGGCTTCAGGCCATGGCGCTGAACCTAGAAGAAGATAATGTCGGAGCTGTATTGCTCGGCGATTATTCGGAAATCAAAGAAGGCGATACCGTTAAACGTACCGATCAGATTGCCTACGTAAACGTGGGTGATGGTATCCTTGGCCGTGTGGTAAACACGCTTGGCTTACCCATTGATGGTATGGGCCCTATTCAGGGCGAATTGTTCCAGATGCCACTGGAACGCAAAGCGCCAGGGGTAATTTTCCGCCAGCCGGTAAATGAACCACTGCAAACGGGTATTAAGGCTATTGACGCCATGATCCCCATCGGCCGTGGCCAGCGCGAATTAATTATCGGTGACCGTCAGACGGGTAAAACCGCTGTGGCTATTGATACGATCATTAACCAGAAAGAGTTTTACGATAAGGGGCAACCCGTATTTTGTATTTACGTAGCCTGCGGTCAGAAAGCTTCAACTGTGAAAATGGTGGAGCAGACACTGCGGAAAGCTGGTGCTATGGATTATACGGTAATCGTAGCAGCCAATGCATCTGATCCATCACCCATGCAGTTCTTTGCGCCATTTACGGGGGCTGCTATCGGCGAATTCTTCCGGGATACAGGTCGGCCTGCCCTGGTTGTTTATGACGATTTGTCGAAACAGGCTGTTGCGTACCGCGAAGTGTCGCTGTTGCTGCGTCGCCCACCAGGTCGTGAGGCTTACCCTGGAGATGTATTCTACCTGCACAGCCGTTTGTTAGAGCGGGCCGCCAAAATCAACCAGAATGATGACATCGCCAAAACGATGAATGACCTCCCACCAAGTCTGAAAGACAAAGTGAAGGGTGGTGGTTCATTGACAGCCTTGCCAATCATTGAAACCCAGGCTGGTGACGTATCGGCTTATATTCCGACAAACGTAATTTCGATTACGGATGGTCAGATCTTCCTGGAGTCGAACCTGTTTAACTCGGGTATTCGCCCAGCTATTAACGTGGGTATCTCGGTATCACGGGTGGGTGGTAACGCCCAAATCAAATCGATGAAGAAAGTAGCTGGTACGCTAAAACTCGATCAGGCCCAGTTCCGCGAGTTGGAAGCCTTCGCTAAGTTCGGTTCTGACCTTGATGCATCGACCAAATTGACGATCGAACGCGGTCGGCGTAACCAGGAGATGTTGAAACAGCCACAGTACTCGCCAGTTCCGGTTGAACAGCAAGTCGCTATTATCTATGCTTCGACCAACGGGTTACTTGACAAAGTGCCGGTTAACAAAGTGAAAGCATTTGAGAGTGAGTTCGGCATGGTACTGAGTGCGCAGTATCCAAACGTTCTGAACGACCTGCGCGCTGGTAAACTAACCGACGAAGCTACGGCAACGTTGAAGAAAGTAGCCGCTGACCTCTCAGCGCAATATTAA
- the atpG gene encoding ATP synthase F1 subunit gamma: MASLKEVRARISSINSTQQITKAMKMVAAAKLRRAQDNITQLRPYAQKLSQMLGTVSAGAETASESPYQQQRSVERVLLIVVTSDRGLCGAFNTNAVKGALALIDEKYSSQARSGNVEIMAIGKKGAEAFLRRGFKVNTSHLDIFGSLNFTTVRAAAEEAMEGFANGRYDVVEVIYNEFKNAAMQIVRAEQMLPIVATAPPAGSSASINYIFEPSEVEIVTELIPKTIKIQLYKAVLDSNASEHGARMTAMDKATENAGELLKELRLVYNRTRQAAITTEILEIVGGAEALASA, translated from the coding sequence ATGGCCAGTCTTAAAGAAGTACGCGCCCGGATTTCGTCGATTAACTCGACTCAGCAGATCACTAAAGCCATGAAAATGGTGGCCGCTGCCAAGTTGCGTCGGGCGCAGGATAATATAACGCAATTACGTCCCTACGCTCAAAAACTGAGCCAAATGCTCGGAACGGTTTCGGCGGGTGCAGAAACGGCTTCGGAGAGTCCTTACCAACAACAACGTTCTGTTGAGCGTGTATTGCTTATCGTTGTTACATCTGATCGGGGATTGTGTGGCGCCTTTAATACCAACGCGGTAAAAGGAGCGCTGGCACTCATTGACGAAAAGTATTCGTCACAGGCTCGTTCGGGTAACGTTGAAATTATGGCCATTGGTAAAAAAGGGGCGGAAGCGTTCCTGCGCCGGGGCTTTAAGGTCAATACCTCGCACCTTGACATCTTTGGCTCATTGAATTTTACTACGGTTCGTGCGGCTGCCGAAGAAGCGATGGAAGGATTTGCCAACGGGCGCTACGATGTGGTTGAAGTAATCTACAATGAGTTCAAGAACGCAGCAATGCAAATCGTTCGGGCAGAACAAATGCTACCCATTGTAGCTACAGCTCCACCAGCGGGTTCGTCGGCTTCGATCAACTACATCTTTGAGCCATCGGAAGTAGAAATCGTTACAGAGCTGATTCCGAAAACGATTAAGATACAATTGTATAAAGCGGTATTAGATTCCAATGCATCGGAACACGGTGCGCGGATGACCGCCATGGACAAAGCAACCGAAAACGCGGGCGAACTTCTGAAAGAGCTTCGTTTGGTGTACAACCGGACGCGTCAGGCGGCTATTACAACCGAGATTCTCGAAATCGTGGGCGGTGCGGAAGCATTGGCCAGCGCGTAA
- a CDS encoding DUF4136 domain-containing protein: MKFKGIITSLFVVGTLASCAPAITVKYDYDPKVNVRQFSTYRIEADRQRNADPIVGSNLNQRRIADALDQSLKARGYKPVTQGEADLVVRFFMDSKDKQQIQSNNMYSPYSWWYGGGMGNNVYSRQYEENRVVVNVSDARTNDIIWQGWATGQLNARNKERDRDQAFRETVTSIMKNFPESAGQDYGAAR, translated from the coding sequence ATGAAATTCAAAGGCATAATCACCAGTCTGTTCGTCGTCGGTACGCTGGCGTCCTGCGCTCCGGCCATTACGGTCAAGTACGACTACGATCCTAAAGTAAATGTTCGTCAGTTTTCAACCTATCGTATCGAAGCTGATCGTCAACGCAACGCCGACCCCATTGTTGGTAGCAACCTGAATCAACGCAGGATTGCCGACGCGCTCGACCAGTCGCTCAAAGCGCGGGGTTATAAACCTGTAACGCAGGGTGAAGCTGATTTGGTTGTTCGGTTCTTTATGGACTCGAAAGACAAACAGCAAATTCAGTCAAATAATATGTACTCGCCTTATTCGTGGTGGTACGGTGGTGGTATGGGTAATAACGTATACTCGCGCCAGTATGAAGAAAACCGGGTAGTGGTAAACGTATCCGATGCACGTACCAATGATATTATCTGGCAGGGTTGGGCAACCGGTCAGTTGAATGCACGTAATAAAGAACGTGACCGCGACCAGGCGTTCCGTGAGACGGTAACCAGCATCATGAAAAATTTCCCGGAGAGCGCTGGTCAGGATTATGGCGCGGCTCGCTAG
- a CDS encoding DUF6607 family protein, whose amino-acid sequence MRLPLVLAALLLLIGKLLAQTTPRSEDVAAIKGQCGCHEVNFLYAETFAPEKAYVFKDRYTAKGTEWVFVEEESGPAGQPTKIVIQHLLVISDSMVIKHWREDWLYQNTSLLKFDQNASWKRENLSTTQVKGQWTQKVFEVDDSPRYEGSATWIHVDGRHYWESTVDAPLPRREYTKRTDYNVMRRTNHHEIRPDGYVHEQDNDKIIRSETGDQLLVSEKGVNTYKRTDDKKCQAANYWWANNRAYWADVRAVWNEILSSRDAVAIKGQVKGSVLSRELDELAATAQKSDYNTVTSRQLIRQTIEKFLK is encoded by the coding sequence ATGCGCTTACCACTAGTATTGGCCGCCTTACTGTTACTCATTGGGAAACTACTGGCTCAAACGACACCAAGAAGTGAAGATGTAGCTGCTATCAAAGGGCAATGTGGCTGCCATGAGGTTAACTTTCTGTATGCCGAGACCTTTGCTCCCGAAAAGGCCTATGTATTTAAAGATCGATACACAGCTAAGGGTACCGAATGGGTATTTGTTGAAGAAGAATCTGGCCCGGCAGGTCAGCCTACCAAAATCGTTATTCAGCATCTACTGGTTATTAGTGATTCGATGGTTATTAAACACTGGCGTGAAGATTGGCTGTATCAGAATACCAGCCTACTTAAATTCGATCAGAACGCGTCCTGGAAACGCGAAAACCTATCGACAACTCAAGTTAAAGGGCAGTGGACTCAGAAAGTGTTTGAGGTAGATGATAGCCCACGTTACGAAGGGTCGGCTACATGGATTCACGTCGATGGGCGTCATTATTGGGAAAGTACAGTGGACGCTCCTCTTCCCCGTCGCGAATACACTAAACGTACCGATTACAATGTCATGCGCCGGACCAATCACCACGAGATTCGTCCAGATGGTTACGTACACGAACAGGATAACGACAAAATCATTCGTAGCGAGACTGGAGACCAACTATTGGTTTCCGAAAAAGGAGTAAACACGTATAAACGCACCGACGATAAAAAATGCCAGGCGGCTAACTATTGGTGGGCTAATAATCGGGCTTATTGGGCTGATGTGCGCGCTGTTTGGAATGAGATACTATCCAGCCGTGATGCTGTGGCTATAAAAGGACAGGTAAAAGGAAGTGTATTAAGTCGTGAATTAGATGAATTAGCGGCAACAGCACAAAAATCAGACTATAACACAGTCACCAGCCGCCAGCTTATCCGCCAAACCATCGAGAAATTTTTGAAGTAA
- a CDS encoding peptidoglycan DD-metalloendopeptidase family protein, with translation MLITYSLRFLSVGLLAGWFSACTGIGPTANLFRPSSPHEQYGQSLKEAKLDRTALGTDWLAAGERALRDSLKITVPYRESGYFSANKAFAVGYRLDAQRGDRFLIQVETQGQKTTQVFIDVFALEGRSRLNLITASKADNSVLTWEPRKTQSYLIRIQPELLRSGNYTIAITREPALAFPVKGRDSRQISSYFGAVRDGGRRRHEGVDIFAPKGTPALASVAGIITGVGTNTLGGNVAFLTDNERNIRLYYAHLDRWNVSNGQRVSAGDTVGFVGNTGNARTTGPHLHFGIYGMTDGATDPLPFIRLGRGPAKQALLAPSRLGDSVRVSATKSVVRIAPHSDASIVRELPKASALTIIGGTETWLRVELPDGSTGYVSSNTTESINRPLRRFAVSTPSSLLENASSQAAAIQALSTGSSVDVLAIANSFQLVRSTGGQTGWIPSTVGTLQPTNAVAR, from the coding sequence ATGCTAATAACGTATTCACTCCGATTTCTTTCTGTAGGATTGCTTGCGGGTTGGTTTAGTGCCTGTACCGGTATAGGCCCAACAGCGAATCTATTCAGGCCATCGTCACCGCATGAGCAGTATGGACAGTCGCTCAAGGAAGCCAAACTTGACCGTACGGCCTTAGGCACTGACTGGCTTGCTGCTGGTGAACGTGCCCTTCGTGACTCACTAAAAATTACCGTTCCCTACCGCGAAAGTGGCTATTTTTCAGCCAACAAAGCCTTTGCTGTCGGTTATCGACTCGATGCCCAACGGGGTGACCGTTTTCTGATACAGGTTGAAACACAGGGACAGAAAACAACTCAGGTATTTATTGATGTATTTGCGCTGGAAGGCCGCAGTCGTCTCAATTTGATTACAGCTTCGAAAGCTGATAACAGTGTATTGACATGGGAGCCTCGAAAAACACAATCTTATCTGATTCGTATTCAGCCGGAGCTGCTGAGAAGCGGTAACTACACGATTGCCATTACCCGTGAACCCGCGTTGGCCTTTCCCGTAAAAGGTCGTGACAGTCGTCAGATTAGCAGTTATTTTGGCGCTGTTCGGGATGGTGGCCGCAGGCGGCACGAAGGTGTAGATATTTTCGCCCCCAAAGGAACACCAGCGCTGGCGTCGGTAGCTGGTATCATTACGGGTGTTGGCACAAACACGCTGGGTGGCAATGTCGCTTTTCTGACCGATAACGAACGTAATATTCGCCTTTATTATGCCCACCTCGACCGCTGGAATGTTAGCAATGGGCAGCGCGTTTCAGCAGGTGATACCGTTGGTTTTGTTGGAAATACCGGCAATGCCCGTACAACTGGGCCGCACCTGCATTTTGGTATTTATGGAATGACTGATGGTGCCACCGATCCTCTACCATTCATTCGGCTTGGACGCGGCCCGGCCAAACAAGCCTTACTAGCACCATCGCGATTAGGCGATTCGGTACGGGTTTCAGCTACCAAATCGGTGGTCAGAATAGCTCCTCATAGCGACGCAAGCATAGTACGGGAACTGCCTAAAGCATCTGCCCTAACCATCATTGGTGGCACAGAAACCTGGCTTCGAGTGGAACTACCTGATGGCTCGACAGGCTACGTGTCTAGTAACACTACGGAATCCATTAATCGGCCACTTCGTCGATTCGCAGTCTCAACTCCCAGTAGCTTGCTAGAAAATGCCAGTTCGCAGGCAGCAGCTATTCAAGCCCTATCAACAGGCTCGTCCGTCGATGTACTGGCAATAGCAAACTCCTTTCAATTAGTACGTAGTACTGGTGGACAAACGGGTTGGATACCCTCGACTGTAGGCACCCTTCAGCCAACGAATGCCGTTGCACGTTAA
- a CDS encoding TMEM175 family protein — protein sequence MADFQGNETLRMETFSDGVFAIDITLLTFQLKAPSLKAATSNHSLALALFHQWPDYIAYFISFITIFIIWLNHHRMYNVIQRSDVRFMFYNGLLLLLVSIIPFTTSLLADYINTPANQLSSALYMLLFAGISCSLLMMWSYATENYRLLKRPAADVRIQTVRSSLRISTSIYALAAAIAMVLPSISILMALAVVFYLSRLKYHRDKVV from the coding sequence ATGGCAGACTTTCAGGGAAACGAAACCCTTCGTATGGAAACATTCAGCGATGGCGTTTTTGCAATTGACATTACCCTTCTGACTTTTCAACTAAAGGCTCCAAGTTTAAAAGCTGCCACCTCAAACCACAGTCTGGCGCTCGCTCTGTTTCATCAATGGCCTGATTATATTGCTTACTTTATTAGCTTCATAACCATTTTCATTATCTGGCTAAACCACCATCGCATGTACAACGTCATTCAACGAAGCGACGTCCGGTTCATGTTTTATAACGGTCTTCTGTTACTCCTGGTCAGTATTATTCCCTTCACGACCTCCCTACTGGCCGATTACATCAATACCCCTGCCAACCAGCTTTCCTCAGCTTTGTATATGTTGCTGTTTGCGGGTATATCCTGTTCGCTACTGATGATGTGGTCGTACGCAACTGAAAACTATCGGCTACTGAAACGGCCCGCTGCCGATGTACGTATTCAAACCGTTCGCAGCAGCTTGCGTATTAGTACTAGTATATATGCACTAGCGGCTGCAATAGCCATGGTATTGCCTTCTATCAGTATTTTGATGGCCCTGGCGGTTGTCTTTTACTTATCTCGCCTGAAATATCATCGCGACAAAGTCGTTTAA
- a CDS encoding APC family permease: MAENQPLSVPSADLATEPTEFNRSLSLLDSTLIVSGSMIGSGVFIVTADMARNLGSSGWLLMLWVLTGVLTVAAALSYGELAGMMPKAGGQYIYIQRAYGHLTGFVYGWTVFTVIQTGTIAAVAVAFTKYTAVFIPALGPDNVLLALGPIKITLGSLFAISSLVLLTWLNSQGVQSGKLIQNVFTSAKLIALLGLIVIGITIGLSSGLLSTNLTNAWAASTTTATGEILPLAGFALVLAFGTSMIGSLFSADAWNNVTFIAGEIKNPRRNIPLALFFGTLIVTTIYFLANVSYLSLLPLKGSPAGTDIISRGIQFATADRVATAAVETVFGNVAVAVMAVLIMISTFGCNNGLILAGARLYYAMAKDGLFIKQASHLNKNAVPGRALWLQCIWASLLCLSGKYGDLLDYCTFASLVFYIVTIAGLFRLRRTEPDTERPYRAFGYPIVPALYIIAALTICMILLYTKTFNTGMGLLIAGLGIPVYFLTKRSQQAS; this comes from the coding sequence ATGGCCGAAAACCAACCGCTCTCCGTTCCGTCTGCCGATCTGGCTACAGAACCTACTGAATTCAACCGCTCACTAAGCCTGCTCGACTCCACGCTTATTGTCTCCGGCTCCATGATTGGGTCCGGGGTTTTCATCGTTACTGCCGACATGGCCCGTAACCTGGGCTCGTCGGGCTGGTTGCTCATGCTCTGGGTGCTAACGGGCGTACTAACGGTAGCGGCTGCACTCAGCTATGGCGAATTGGCCGGTATGATGCCCAAAGCAGGCGGGCAATACATTTATATACAACGGGCATATGGCCATCTAACGGGTTTCGTGTATGGCTGGACGGTTTTTACCGTTATCCAGACCGGAACTATAGCCGCCGTAGCAGTAGCGTTTACCAAGTATACGGCTGTATTTATTCCAGCCCTCGGCCCCGATAACGTTTTACTGGCTCTCGGGCCAATTAAAATCACACTCGGCTCCCTATTCGCGATTTCAAGCTTAGTTTTACTAACCTGGCTCAACAGCCAGGGCGTTCAGAGTGGCAAGCTGATTCAGAACGTATTTACATCAGCTAAACTAATTGCACTACTCGGACTAATTGTGATCGGGATTACCATCGGATTAAGCAGTGGGTTGCTGTCGACTAACCTCACCAATGCCTGGGCCGCCAGCACAACAACCGCTACGGGTGAGATTCTGCCACTGGCGGGGTTTGCCCTGGTACTGGCGTTTGGTACGTCGATGATTGGTTCGCTGTTTTCGGCAGATGCCTGGAATAATGTGACCTTTATTGCCGGTGAGATCAAAAATCCACGTCGTAATATCCCGCTGGCCCTATTTTTTGGAACCTTGATCGTGACAACCATCTACTTCCTGGCTAACGTTTCGTACTTATCGCTGTTGCCCTTGAAAGGTTCACCAGCCGGTACAGACATCATCAGCCGGGGCATTCAATTTGCCACCGCCGATCGGGTTGCCACGGCTGCTGTCGAAACGGTTTTCGGGAATGTGGCCGTAGCTGTTATGGCGGTTCTGATCATGATTTCGACTTTTGGATGTAACAACGGACTGATTCTGGCCGGAGCGCGGCTTTATTATGCGATGGCCAAAGATGGCCTGTTTATCAAGCAGGCATCACACCTGAATAAAAATGCGGTTCCGGGCCGGGCGTTGTGGTTACAATGTATCTGGGCATCCTTACTTTGCCTGTCTGGGAAATACGGTGATCTGCTCGATTACTGCACTTTTGCTTCTTTAGTATTCTACATAGTCACCATTGCCGGTCTATTCCGGCTCCGGCGTACTGAGCCTGACACTGAACGACCTTACCGAGCGTTTGGCTATCCCATTGTACCAGCCCTCTATATCATTGCGGCTCTAACCATTTGTATGATTTTGCTCTATACAAAAACATTCAATACCGGTATGGGTCTGCTGATTGCCGGGTTGGGTATACCCGTTTACTTCCTGACGAAACGCAGTCAGCAGGCTTCGTAG
- a CDS encoding cupin domain-containing protein has product MQFNEQEYLQSNQLDKYCLGLLSPGEAKEVERLAAKYPSIRAELDRLMQAMADYALARPVAPRPELKSRIMLALSQLDQTPAFDLNELPLINANSSANQWQRTVASIQPPPTYRNLFAHVLRQDAEIEQFLIWVKQSINPEVHHNEQESFLILEGSCECSFGGELVQLSAGDYMAVPIDLEHTVRVSSDTPVKAIIQRLKLPA; this is encoded by the coding sequence ATGCAATTTAACGAACAGGAGTATCTGCAATCTAACCAGCTTGATAAATATTGTTTAGGATTGCTCAGCCCCGGCGAAGCTAAAGAAGTAGAGCGGTTGGCCGCTAAGTATCCATCTATTCGGGCCGAGCTAGATCGGCTTATGCAAGCAATGGCTGATTATGCGCTGGCTCGACCCGTTGCGCCCAGGCCTGAGTTGAAAAGCCGAATAATGCTGGCGTTGAGCCAGCTGGATCAGACGCCAGCTTTTGATTTAAACGAACTACCACTCATTAACGCCAACTCCAGCGCCAACCAGTGGCAACGGACAGTTGCGTCTATACAGCCTCCACCCACGTATCGAAACCTGTTCGCGCATGTTCTCCGGCAGGATGCGGAAATCGAGCAGTTTTTAATATGGGTAAAACAGTCAATTAATCCTGAAGTACATCACAACGAACAGGAGAGCTTTCTGATTCTGGAAGGGAGCTGTGAGTGTTCTTTTGGTGGTGAACTAGTGCAGTTAAGTGCAGGCGATTACATGGCTGTGCCGATTGATCTGGAGCACACTGTGCGGGTCAGTTCCGATACGCCTGTGAAAGCAATTATTCAGCGCTTGAAGCTACCTGCCTAG
- a CDS encoding DUF6252 family protein — MKIAQFFFFMAIAALLSLSSCSKKSDDGVTPTTTQAQAGFSVKIDGQPYAPDFAYALASSPGTSNYYAIYGLDSKTSDIVAIALPNTVAEGTYALSNVNFATMTIAKEDFSTVNGGTGTVTIKTKTATNITGTFSFTAYDVTGTKKRVLTDGTFNVAIR, encoded by the coding sequence ATGAAAATTGCTCAGTTTTTCTTCTTTATGGCTATTGCAGCCCTGCTTAGCTTAAGTTCCTGCAGCAAAAAATCGGACGACGGTGTTACGCCGACTACGACACAAGCGCAGGCCGGTTTTTCGGTGAAAATCGACGGGCAACCCTATGCACCTGACTTTGCGTACGCACTTGCCAGCTCGCCTGGAACCAGTAACTATTATGCCATTTATGGCCTCGATAGTAAAACCAGTGATATTGTGGCCATTGCTTTACCCAACACTGTTGCCGAAGGAACCTACGCCTTAAGCAATGTCAATTTTGCAACCATGACCATTGCTAAGGAAGATTTTTCGACGGTGAATGGCGGAACTGGAACCGTGACTATTAAGACCAAAACCGCAACCAATATAACGGGTACATTCAGCTTCACCGCTTATGATGTTACCGGTACCAAAAAGCGGGTGCTTACCGATGGTACCTTCAATGTTGCGATTCGCTAA